The nucleotide sequence TTCATagcatttattatttctttattcCTTAGACTATAAATAAAGGGGTTTAATAATGGAACTATTATTGTATAGAAAATAGCAACTGGTATGTCTTTATCTCCTTCTTTGCCTGAAGAGGGAAGAATATACATGACCAGAAGAGAGCCATAGAATATTGAGATAGAAAGGAAGTGAGATGCACATGTATATAAACCTTTGCTCTTTCCCTCTTCTGATTTCATTTGGAAAATGGTGTAAAGTATGCAAAGATAAGAGAATAATACTACGGTAATAGTGGAGACTTGAACTGATCCTGATAAAATAAGTACCATCAGTTTGTTGATATAAGGATCAGTACAGGAGAGTCTGTATAAAGGAAGAATATCACAGAAAAAGTGATTGATTTGATGAGACCCACAGAAGACTAACCTAAATAAAAGTCCTATATAAACCATGGAATGCAGATTTCCATATATATAGGCTCCTATGATCATCTGATAGCAAAGTTGCTTTGACATCATGGTGTGGTACTGCAGTGGTCTGCatatggccacatagcggtcataggccattgcAGCCAGGAGAACGCAGTCTGCAGTTTCAGCCAGGCAGAAAAAATAAAACTGTCCCATGCATTCATATAGTGAAATCATTCTGTCCTCAGAAAAGAAGTTCTGTAACATCTTGGGGGTgatggcagaggagcagcaggaaTCCATCAGAGCCAGGTTGCCCAGGAAGatgtacatgggtgtgtgcagaCGGCGCTCTGTGGAAATCAACACCACCAACCCCAGATTGCCCACCATGGTGATCAGATAGATTACAAAGAACACTGCGAACAGCAGGGTCTTCAGATCAGGGTGGTCCATAAATCCTGTTAGGATGAAGTTCGTTGTCGAGGAGTGATTGTCCTGGatcatctcttcttctgtggtgaaATAAAAAATAGGGAGATAAGATTCTATTTTAGAGTGTGTCTCATTAACCTTTTGAGTACCTCTTCTGCCACACAGAGTACAGCCATGTCTTTGCACTTTCTTTGTTGTCTTTAGAACAAGCATACATACTTCTAAGGAAAATCAGTGTTCCTAAAGCATCATCTTAGAATAATAAATGGccccgggccacatgcggcctgctgaGAACATTTATCCgggctgctgggtgtttttgccccatttgttttctaattcaaaataagatatgtgctgtgtgcataggaatttgttcatagttcttttttttaactatagtccggccctccaacgagtctgagggacagtgaactgaccccctgcTTAAAAGGTGTGAGGCCCCTAGATGACCTCCAGAACGATAGCTCAGGATTCACAAGAATATTTTGATATTTCCAGGGGAATAATTAAAATGAAAGGAttattttatgaattttagaGAGTTAAGAAGTACAGTGAATGAAACCCTTAAATTTAGTATTCTTAGATCCTTCTTTGTCAGCCTTTGTATTGATGCTCTTTAACATACACTTAAAACCACTTTATGCATTCCCCCCCAACTGAATAAACATTTTTTATATACCATCGCAGTGAGTGAATGTTTTAAAACAACATTATTTAATGgactaaattaaaaaataattttattgggggattggacaattgttatcacaatccatacatacattcattgtgtgaagcacatttgcatatttgttgccatcatcattctcaaaacattcacttttgaattgagcccctggtatcagttcctaATTTCCCCCCtatcttcttcctttttctctgaaaatctataaatcattattttttcatgtcttatactgaccaatg is from Tenrec ecaudatus isolate mTenEca1 chromosome 2, mTenEca1.hap1, whole genome shotgun sequence and encodes:
- the LOC142441439 gene encoding olfactory receptor 5K1-like, giving the protein MIQDNHSSTTNFILTGFMDHPDLKTLLFAVFFVIYLITMVGNLGLVVLISTERRLHTPMYIFLGNLALMDSCCSSAITPKMLQNFFSEDRMISLYECMGQFYFFCLAETADCVLLAAMAYDRYVAICRPLQYHTMMSKQLCYQMIIGAYIYGNLHSMVYIGLLFRLVFCGSHQINHFFCDILPLYRLSCTDPYINKLMVLILSGSVQVSTITVVLFSYLCILYTIFQMKSEEGKSKGLYTCASHFLSISIFYGSLLVMYILPSSGKEGDKDIPVAIFYTIIVPLLNPFIYSLRNKEIINAMKKLMKGNLGTF